The window TTATTTAATTTTTTACATGTAAGGATAAAGATGCGAATTTTAAGAGTTATTGGAAGTGTATTACTTCTGTTAAGCAGTGCATACACTAGAGAAATTATTGATATGAGTGGCAAAAAAGTTGAAATTCCCGAGACTATCACCAAAGTGTTTGGCACGTCACCACCATCAACGTATATGCTTTATACGATTGATTCGTCCTTAATTGTAGGGCTTAATTTTAACCATGCCCGTGGCAATAATGAATCTACCAATATGCTCGATTCTCGCTTTATGGCGCTTCCTGTAGTAGGTGGTCTTCAAGGGGGAGGCAATAATATGAACCGTGAGACCTTGCTCTCTTTGCATCCTGATGTCGTTTTTTTGTGGAACAACGATGCTTCCAGCCAGCTTGCGCAGTATCTGTTTGAGAGTAGTAAAATTCCTAGCATCAGCGTCGATCTTGAGAGTGTCGAGAGCTTACCCAAAGCGTATCTCTTTTTTGGTGATATTTTAGGAAAACAGGAACGCGCTGGGATTCTCTCAGCCTATGCAACCGCTGCGCTTGAAAAGACCCAAGCGATTGTCAAAACATTTGCAAGCAAACGCGCCGTTGTTTATTACGCAGAAGGGGCAGATGGGCTAGCTACCGAGTGTGATCAGTCATTTCACTACGAAGCGATTAAATTTGCAGGTGGCATCAACCCCCATTTATGTGCGACAAAAAGCGGTCTTGGGCTTGAAAAAGTCTCTTTGGAGCAGGTGATTTTGTACAACCCTGATGTCATCATCGCGCAAGAGCGGGAATTTTTTGAAAAAGTAAAGAGTGATTCTAGGTGGAGCTCTATCAAGGCGGTTCGTGAGAGAAAGATTTTTTTAGTGCCCAAAGTGCCATTTAACTGGATCGACAGACCCCCTTCGTTTATGAGACTCTTAGGTCTGCGTTGGCTGACCCATGTGCTTTACAATACGCCAGATGTAAATCAGTTTACCCAAGAGATGAAAGTGTTTTATAAACTCTTTTTAAATATTGATCTTTCTGAGCAACAGATTAACCAAATTTTAGGTCATGTATGAAAAATTCGTTACTCTTTGGGCTCATTATCACCATTCTTGTGGCAAGTTCGCTGATCTCTTTGGCATTAGGTCGCTATGAGATCAACCCTAATACGCTTATGCAGTTACTTTTATGGAAAGCCCTAAACATCGGCACTGCACCACACGATGTAATGCTTCTTTCAAACATTATTTTTGACATTCGCTTGCCACGGATTTTAGCCGTTGTACTTGTGGGCGCGGCACTTTCTGTTTCAGGAGGAGCATTTCAAGCAATGTTTGTGAACCCTTTGGTTTCCCCAGGAATTTTGGGTGTGCTTGCAGGGGCTTCTTTTGGAGCAGCCCTTGGCATAATGATTTCTAAAAATTGGTTAGGCGTACAACTTTTTGCTTTTTTGTTTGGCTTTGTCGCAGTCTTGGTTGCTCTTGGTGTTGCCAAAATTTACGGACGAAATGGTTCTCAAACGATTCTTTTGGTTTTAGGTGGGGTCATCTCTAGCTCGCTTTTTTCGGCATTGCTCTCCGTTGTCAAATTTGTCGCCGATCCGTACAATAAACTTCCAACCATTGTCTATTGGCTTATGGGCTCTTTTAGTTCGGTTGATATGAAGATGGTCGCCAGTGTCGCATTGCCTCTGCTTGTAAGCACGGTAGTGTTGTCCCCCTCATGGGCAAATACCTCAATGTCTTAAGTCTGGGCGATGAGGATGCCAAAGCGTTGGGTGTGCGGGTAACATGGGTGCGTAACAGTGCTATTTTACTGGCAACCTTGCTCAGTACGCTCACCGTGGTGGTTGCGGGGATGATCGGTTGGGTTGGGCTTATCATACCGCATATTGCGCGCTTTTTAGTAGGAGCCGATAACCGTGTTCTACTTCCCATGTGTGCTCTTTTGGGTGCCACGTTTTTAGTCATCGTCGATACCCTATGCCGTACGTCCATGAGCATTGAAATTCCTATTGGTATTGCGACATCGCTCATTGGTATTCCCATCTTTGTGTTTGCCCTTCGCAACGCGAAAAAAGGGTTTGCATGAGTTTTTACAGCGCTCAAAATCTTCATTTTTCCTACGACAACACACCTATTTTACACGGCGTTGACATTACAATTGAAGAGGGAAGTATCGTCTCTCTTTTAGGAGCGAATGGAACAGGTAAAAGTACACTAATGAAGCTTTTTTTAGGACTTCTAAGCCCCCGAAGTGGTGAGGTGATCTTAAAGGGAAAGCCATTGTCGAGCTATTCTATAAAAGAACGCGCTTTACATGTAAGTTATGTGCCACAAAGTACGCAAGTTGCGTTTGCTTTTTGCGCACGTGATATTGTGGTCATGGGGCGCATCGCTTTTGAGTCATGGTTTCAAAAACCAAGTAAAATAGATATAGACTTAGCGCGTATAGCG is drawn from Sulfurospirillum arsenophilum NBRC 109478 and contains these coding sequences:
- a CDS encoding ABC transporter substrate-binding protein, with the translated sequence MRILRVIGSVLLLLSSAYTREIIDMSGKKVEIPETITKVFGTSPPSTYMLYTIDSSLIVGLNFNHARGNNESTNMLDSRFMALPVVGGLQGGGNNMNRETLLSLHPDVVFLWNNDASSQLAQYLFESSKIPSISVDLESVESLPKAYLFFGDILGKQERAGILSAYATAALEKTQAIVKTFASKRAVVYYAEGADGLATECDQSFHYEAIKFAGGINPHLCATKSGLGLEKVSLEQVILYNPDVIIAQEREFFEKVKSDSRWSSIKAVRERKIFLVPKVPFNWIDRPPSFMRLLGLRWLTHVLYNTPDVNQFTQEMKVFYKLFLNIDLSEQQINQILGHV
- a CDS encoding FecCD family ABC transporter permease, whose product is MKNSLLFGLIITILVASSLISLALGRYEINPNTLMQLLLWKALNIGTAPHDVMLLSNIIFDIRLPRILAVVLVGAALSVSGGAFQAMFVNPLVSPGILGVLAGASFGAALGIMISKNWLGVQLFAFLFGFVAVLVALGVAKIYGRNGSQTILLVLGGVISSSLFSALLSVVKFVADPYNKLPTIVYWLMGSFSSVDMKMVASVALPLLVSTVVLSPSWANTSMS
- a CDS encoding FecCD family ABC transporter permease; translation: MGKYLNVLSLGDEDAKALGVRVTWVRNSAILLATLLSTLTVVVAGMIGWVGLIIPHIARFLVGADNRVLLPMCALLGATFLVIVDTLCRTSMSIEIPIGIATSLIGIPIFVFALRNAKKGFA